A single Anopheles funestus chromosome 2RL, idAnoFuneDA-416_04, whole genome shotgun sequence DNA region contains:
- the LOC125761770 gene encoding protein D2-like — MSICRLQTRASSIFTTSIRLFSSAIAKSMDKHEVVPDVVPVAPTEVAKVTYPSGAVVSEGNVLTPTQVKDVPKVEWNAESSAMYTLCMTDPDAPSRKEPTYREWHHWLVGNIPGADVSKGETLSAYVGSGPPQGTGLHRYVFLVYKQNGKLTFDEPRLTNTSADNRGGFAIRKFAEKYKLGNPVAGNLYQAEYDDYVPELYKQLGA, encoded by the coding sequence ATGTCAATCTGCCGGCTGCAAACTCGTGCGTCCTCCATTTTTACCACATCGATCCGCTTGTTTAGTTCCGCAATTGCGAAAAGTATGGATAAACACGAAGTAGTGCCAGATGTGGTACCGGTTGCCCCGACCGAAGTGGCCAAGGTAACGTACCCGAGCGGGGCGGTCGTGAGCGAGGGAAACGTACTCACCCCAACCCAGGTAAAGGATGTACCGAAGGTGGAATGGAATGCAGAAAGTAGCGCCATGTATACGCTATGCATGACCGATCCGGATGCACCGAGCCGCAAGGAACCGACATACCGCGAATGGCATCATTGGCTAGTTGGAAACATTCCCGGCGCCGACGTCTCGAAGGGGGAAACTCTCTCGGCGTATGTTGGATCAGGTCCGCCTCAGGGAACCGGTCTCCATCGTTACGTATTTCTGGtgtacaaacaaaatggcaaactAACCTTTGATGAGCCACGGCTGACCAATACTAGCGCGGACAATCGCGGTGGATTTGCCATCCGTAAGTTTGCTGAGAAGTACAAGCTAGGCAACCCGGTTGCAGGAAACTTATATCAGGCCGAATACGACGATTATGTGCCGGAACTGTACAAGCAGCTGGGTGCATAA